TCGGGTTCCTGTGTTCACTGCAAACTACCAATATtaatccagagctccctgatcttTGAAGATGATAACAAAACATATACACTCTATGCTTGTTTAAACTGAATTGAAAAGGTGAAAGCTAATTCCTCCGAACAATGCCTTGACTAGAGTCATTATGCGGAGGTGTCAGGGATGGACTGCCATCAccccacctgacaaaggagcagtgctccgaaagcttgtgatttcaaataaacctttggatCATAACCTGGGGTCATGCAATTTCTGACTTTGCATACAGTCAACCTTCCAGGATtacatttaaacaaagcttgacagttaactgtcagtcatcgtCTAACTGGTGTATTCTGTACAATAAACTCTCtacaatcagaatccacttgccaaccaatcagcactctcctctgaTACATTTTTTGACCTTGAGAATTTCTTGtcggtagattagattagattacattacattacagtgtgaaaacaggcccttcagcccaacaagtccacaccgacccgccgaagcgcaacccacccatacccctacatttaccccttacctaacactacgggcaatttagcatggccaattcacctgaccctgcacatctttggactgtgggaggaaaccggagcacccggaggaaacccacgcagacacggggagaacgtgcaaactccacacagtcagtcaccagaggcgggaatctaacccaggtctctggcgctgtgaggcagcagtgctaaccactgtgccacccacccaTTCAGGTAGTGCCCTGAATGAGAGTGAAATGAAACATTATGATAAAACAAATCTTACACAGCAGCACAAAATGTGAGAGATGGTGAGAGAAAATCCTGGAATGCGTCACCACCAACCTGTGCCTTTTGAGTTGCTTTTCTCACCGATATTTTGTCGCCAGTATCACCACATCACATACAAAAGCTTGTGTTGTTAGTTCAAGCTTCATTTGAATAATGCCCCACTGCTGACCCTAAGCATTGATAGAAAACAGCAGAAAGCAAGGAAATCCTTCAaattatttattaacaaaataataaattatgTGTTAAAAATGTACACATTCAAATAAAACCATTTTTGATATAAAATACTGACTTGCTTTCTTCCTGAACAGAGAACAGTTAAAGTAATGAAACAAATagtgaaattgctgaaaaaactcagcaggtctggcagcttcaatgcagagagagagagagaaacaggagatAACTTTTGGAATCTGAAGTGGCTGTGGGGGAGACATGTTTTTGAGACACAATGTTTTGACCAGATCAGACATAATACTGATGTGTCACTTAAAATGACATGCAATAAATTAAAATGACCGACCTAGCAGAGAGGAGCAGTAGGGCGGGTTGACATTTGCTATATTGAAGGCAGTTTCAGATTTCGGCGTCTCTTAGTAATTTCTCGGAgagtgtttgtgattgtgtagcTTCATAATGAGATGGGCACAATTCCATGTTTTCAGCAGCTGAAAGGAGACCAGGTCCAAGAGAGCAGCATCAAAGCCCGCCAGCAGATTCACCGGCAACACTTCCTTAATCTTCCTGGGCACCGTGAGGAAATCCGGGACGTTCTTATTCCCCAGGAAAAAATGCATCAGTTCCTGTTTCTGTAACCGCTCCCTCCAAAACAGGACCAGGTCTTGCAGCCTCTCCATGAGGAATCTCTCATCCCAGGCATCCAGGGGACCTTTCAGGAGCAAGTGGAAAAGCGCCGTCTTCATGTTGTAGGTACACAGGATGGTGTTCCACTGAACTGAGAACCGCTGGTCAAACTCCCTGCAGCCCAGGTCCCGGAGAACTTTCATCAACTGCAGACACTTGAGGTGGCAGGAATTGCTCGGCGTTTGCGCTCTGAGCCAGTTCAGAAACTTGTGCTCGTGTTTGGAGAGGTACACAGCCCAGAGGGTGCCCGGTGTGAGAGCAGGGAGCAGTAAATCCTTCCCTCTGTAACTCTCAGCCACCAGGAAGACGGAATCCCCGACATGCAGAGCAGGGATCAGCCTGACAGACAGGGAGATGTGGCAGCAAAGATAGTCCGCTCTGGGCAGCAGTTTGAGGATGAGCTGGTCTCGGTGAGGGACCAGGCTGATGGAGCAGCGCTGTTCCCACTGGAAGCGGATGACCCTCAGGCAGCGCAGCACCTTGGCATGGAACCAGCTGAGTACCTGGGCAGAGGACAGGGCCCGCTGCTTCTCAAAGCGGACACAGAAACTCTCCAGGAACTCCCTCCTGCAGCGTGCCCCCTCCGGCTTACTGCATGGCTTCACTCTGCAGATGGCTGTACCCCCCAGGGAGAGGGGCACGGACTGGGCGCCCGGCTGGAAGCTGGCGTCCAGCTGCAGGACTTGGGGCACTTTTATGGGCACCAGGAGGTCGAAGCAGTCCGGGCTGTTGGTCTGATGTTGTTCCCAGGTGCTGCCAATCTGCAGGAAATCTCCACGGAATGCCAGTGTGCCCCCGTCCTGCTCAGCCCTGCCCACCCTGAGCAGCTCACCCACAATCTGACTGACATGGGCCCGGCTGTGACCCAGCACATGGGGGGAGACTTTCAGCCGCTGCTCATAGTAACTCTCCAGGGCGGCCTTCCTGGCGAGAGAGGCGGACGGTGCCAGCACAGGGCAAGGCTGGTGAGGACACACTGGACACCAGGATTTGATCAGAGAGTAACAGAGCAGGAAAGCCAGGGACAGCTGCAGCACAGGCAATGGGCTAGGCTCCTCT
Above is a genomic segment from Chiloscyllium plagiosum isolate BGI_BamShark_2017 chromosome 21, ASM401019v2, whole genome shotgun sequence containing:
- the LOC122560411 gene encoding inositol 1,4,5-trisphosphate receptor-interacting protein-like 2 produces the protein MPGHSGRRCRLFWLLASCLSAAFLCLRSELATQPEEEPSPLPVLQLSLAFLLCYSLIKSWCPVCPHQPCPVLAPSASLARKAALESYYEQRLKVSPHVLGHSRAHVSQIVGELLRVGRAEQDGGTLAFRGDFLQIGSTWEQHQTNSPDCFDLLVPIKVPQVLQLDASFQPGAQSVPLSLGGTAICRVKPCSKPEGARCRREFLESFCVRFEKQRALSSAQVLSWFHAKVLRCLRVIRFQWEQRCSISLVPHRDQLILKLLPRADYLCCHISLSVRLIPALHVGDSVFLVAESYRGKDLLLPALTPGTLWAVYLSKHEHKFLNWLRAQTPSNSCHLKCLQLMKVLRDLGCREFDQRFSVQWNTILCTYNMKTALFHLLLKGPLDAWDERFLMERLQDLVLFWRERLQKQELMHFFLGNKNVPDFLTVPRKIKEVLPVNLLAGFDAALLDLVSFQLLKTWNCAHLIMKLHNHKHSPRNY